A genomic window from Astatotilapia calliptera chromosome 12, fAstCal1.2, whole genome shotgun sequence includes:
- the LOC113033263 gene encoding proline-rich protein 36-like has product MDPAALNPPEELRLDIIYSVERLLHLWLEHEGKEFRRAVETKLQRLISGLPWLLSALHPLEQDLIRNELHLHPPAATTHLPEGPDVEPLELAPSPPPAAQSPVSPLAQPLTPPQAPFSPLPSLQSSVRSATQSPLAPSSTLPPVSLPPQPSLHPATQAATQSVIQPIALPLICSVAEPLAARPAATSATPPPVTPPLQPSLQSLAQSPAALLSPVQSPVSPVQSPVSPVQSPAALLSPVQHPLAQSSTQSPAPLSPQLSLPPLAQSPVHSPLVHSPVKSSTPLPSPLSPPPLQQTSVQSPVPVKTPSVQSPVQLSTSPPSVAQLPLSPVSPAAQLPLSPVSPVTQLAAQQPLSAQSPVSPVLLIHSMQRGNWISTQGTFHGLAAVGTVCHSRASPEARSRSPADSGPLKFKQPPKNCTMFALPGQSQCSVQRQLSSCRPKDFMPVGVVLASAGGSEGPVQ; this is encoded by the exons ATGGACCCAGCAGCTCTCAACCCACCAGAGGAACTGCGTCTGGACATTATCTACTCCGTGGAAAGACTCCTGCATCTGTGGCTCGAACATGAGGGGAAGGAATTTCGCCGCGCTGTGGAAACCAAACTACAGCGTTTAATCTCTGGTCTTCCCTGGCTACTCAGTGCGCTCCACCCACTCGAACAGGATTTAATCCGCAACGAGCTCCACCTTCATCCCCCAGCTGCTACTACCCACCTGCCTGAAGGGCCGGATGTGGAGCCGCTCG agttagctccctcgccgccacccgcggctcagtctcctgtgtccCCGCTAGCTCAGCCATTAACTCCACCACAAGCTCCATTTTCACCTCTACCATCGCTTCAGTCATCAGTTCGGTCTGCCACTCAGTCGCCCTTAGCTCCATCATCCACACTACCACCTGTTTCTCTTCCACCACAACCGTCACTACACCCAGCCACTCAGGCTGCTACTCAGTCAGTCATTCAACCCATAGCCCTGCCGTTAATATGCTCTGTAGCTGAGCCACTAGCCGCCCGACCCGCAGCCACTTCAGCCACTCCTCCACCCGTCACACCTCCACTACAACCATCACTGCAGTCTCTAGCGCAGTCACCTGCAGCTCTGctttccccagtgcagtctccagtgtccccagtgcagtctccagtgtccccagtgcagtctccagcaGCCCTGCTGTCCCCAGTGCAGCATCCCTTAGCACAGTCATCCACTCAATCACCAGCTCCACTTTCCCCTCAACTATCACTACCACCTctagctcagtctcctgtgcacTCACCTCTGGTTCATTCTCCTGTGAAGTCATCAACTCCCCTGCCTTCTCCACTCTCACCACCTCCGTTACAACAGACATCAGTTCAGTCCCCTGTGCCAGTGAAGacgccctcagttcagtctcccgtGCAGTTATCTACTTCACCACCGTcagtagctcagctcccacTCTCACCCGTGTCTCCAGCAGCTCAGCTCCCGCTCTCACCCGTGTCTCCAGTAACTCAGTTAGCTGCCCAGCAGCCACTCTCcgctcagtctcctgtgtcgCCAGTTTTGCTCATTCACTCCATGCAGAGAGGTAACTGGATTTCTACTCAGGGTACTTTCCATGGTTTAGCCGCCGTTGGCACAGTTTGCcactccagggcttccccagaggctaggtctcggtcaccagctgattctggacccctgaagtTTAAGCAGCCCCCTAAGAACTGCACCATGTTCGCATTGCCTGGGCAGAGTCAGTGCTCAGTGCAGCGCCAGTTGTCCTCATGTCGGCCGAAGGACTTCATGCCTGTTGGCGTTGTTTTGGCctccgctggggggtccgaggggcccgttcag